In Thermoanaerobaculum aquaticum, a single genomic region encodes these proteins:
- a CDS encoding methyltransferase family protein, translated as MGGRHGNLASRGLAWALVQIPVLVVAAYLPVSTGRWPDEELLVSFPGAALVISGLGIVIVAALKLGRSLTPLPVPKPDATLQVGGLYRNVRHPIYAGAVMAVLGWSLWWCSWPGVLWTLVVFAFFDRKAAYEERWLLARFPDYQQYQRRTAKFFPFVY; from the coding sequence ATGGGGGGAAGGCACGGCAATTTGGCTTCACGGGGTTTAGCGTGGGCGTTGGTCCAAATCCCGGTGCTGGTGGTTGCGGCTTACTTGCCGGTCTCCACCGGGCGTTGGCCGGACGAGGAACTGCTGGTTTCCTTTCCAGGCGCAGCCCTCGTGATCTCGGGCCTGGGCATTGTCATCGTTGCGGCGCTTAAGCTCGGTCGTAGCCTGACGCCTTTGCCAGTGCCAAAGCCTGACGCCACGCTGCAGGTCGGAGGACTTTACCGCAATGTTCGCCACCCCATCTACGCTGGGGCGGTGATGGCCGTCTTGGGTTGGTCCCTGTGGTGGTGCTCCTGGCCGGGGGTGCTATGGACCCTTGTGGTTTTTGCCTTTTTTGACCGGAAAGCCGCCTACGAGGAGCGCTGGCTTTTAGCCCGCTTTCCCGACTACCAGCAGTACCAACGCCGCACTGCCAAGTTCTTTCCCTTCGTTTACTAG
- a CDS encoding diguanylate cyclase, with the protein MPTESPVDRVYERQKRARRWGVRLGLAASFVIGLIGARTALALPQPCTVLTDRGAWYQPLAGNGPVPLPSYPESWAPAPRGNQLLPGTYLVRLQAENPNPHPITCIFLPDKLVALAELFTGESPQPLARTGWFLPLDERAMKSPQAVLPTVLPPGTNTFWLRLWVPANSPKIPSSLAVQMEALEAFTITQRRFDHAHGVYGGIMLAVVLYNLFLFSSLRERLYLLYVLYASFFGCIWLVRAGMGLTFLWPHWPLWDAQAHYFMIGLAIIFGNAFSSAFLELPVKAPRLARGLQAISVFVGLLLVGVALQRFSLIETPLALAAAGTCSLYVAAGFLRLRQKSPEARYFLLATGMVILGTVVYIAAFFRLLPTTFITANSAQLGSAAEMVLLAFALGHKIRHLRQEKVAAEELSRLDPLTGLANRRLLNEQMELEWRRVYRQGSTLGIVIVDVDHFKAYNDAWGHQAGDGLLQLLAEELRSLCRRPGDLAARYGGEEFVLLLPSLSVLQAHELAERLRHTVEERAWPHPASPLGPVVTVSCGVAVGRPVEGVPVSVLFAEADEALYSAKRSGRNQVCLRTASGTHRRLNSA; encoded by the coding sequence ATGCCAACGGAGAGCCCGGTGGACAGAGTATACGAGCGCCAAAAGCGGGCACGCAGGTGGGGAGTCCGCCTGGGGCTTGCGGCCTCGTTTGTCATTGGCTTGATTGGCGCTCGGACAGCCCTGGCTCTCCCCCAGCCCTGCACCGTGCTCACCGATCGCGGGGCCTGGTATCAACCCCTCGCCGGCAACGGTCCTGTACCCCTTCCCTCCTATCCCGAGAGCTGGGCCCCGGCCCCCCGCGGCAACCAGCTCCTTCCCGGAACGTACCTGGTGCGGCTGCAAGCGGAAAACCCAAACCCCCACCCCATCACCTGCATTTTCTTGCCCGACAAGCTTGTGGCGCTCGCCGAGCTCTTTACCGGCGAAAGCCCGCAACCCCTGGCCCGCACGGGGTGGTTTTTGCCCTTAGACGAAAGAGCCATGAAGAGCCCCCAGGCGGTTCTGCCCACCGTGCTCCCACCCGGGACCAACACCTTTTGGCTCCGGCTTTGGGTGCCAGCAAACTCACCGAAGATCCCTTCTTCCCTGGCCGTGCAAATGGAAGCCCTGGAAGCCTTTACTATCACGCAACGCCGCTTTGATCACGCCCACGGGGTGTACGGGGGCATCATGCTGGCGGTGGTTCTTTATAACCTGTTTTTGTTCTCTTCGCTGCGGGAGAGACTCTACCTGCTTTACGTGCTGTACGCCAGCTTTTTTGGTTGCATTTGGCTGGTGCGCGCCGGGATGGGGTTGACCTTCCTTTGGCCCCACTGGCCGCTATGGGACGCACAAGCTCACTACTTCATGATTGGCCTGGCCATCATCTTCGGCAACGCTTTTTCCAGCGCCTTTTTGGAGCTTCCCGTGAAAGCCCCGCGCCTAGCTCGCGGGCTTCAAGCTATCAGTGTCTTCGTGGGCTTGCTGCTGGTAGGGGTGGCGCTCCAGCGTTTTTCCCTGATCGAAACACCGCTGGCGCTGGCGGCGGCAGGGACGTGTTCGCTTTACGTGGCTGCGGGGTTTTTGCGTTTGCGGCAGAAAAGCCCCGAAGCGCGCTACTTCCTCTTGGCCACCGGCATGGTCATCCTCGGCACGGTGGTGTACATCGCCGCTTTCTTCCGCCTCCTGCCCACAACGTTCATCACCGCCAACTCGGCACAGCTGGGCTCTGCTGCCGAAATGGTGCTGCTGGCCTTTGCCTTGGGCCATAAGATCCGCCACCTGCGGCAAGAAAAAGTGGCGGCCGAGGAACTTTCCCGCCTCGACCCCCTCACCGGCCTTGCCAACCGTCGGCTCTTGAACGAGCAAATGGAGCTGGAGTGGCGGCGGGTGTACCGGCAGGGCTCAACGCTGGGTATCGTGATTGTGGACGTGGACCACTTTAAGGCTTACAACGACGCCTGGGGCCACCAGGCCGGCGACGGCCTTTTGCAGCTGCTGGCCGAAGAACTCCGTTCCCTCTGTCGGCGCCCCGGCGACCTGGCGGCCCGCTACGGCGGTGAGGAGTTCGTTTTGCTCCTGCCCTCGCTCAGCGTCTTGCAGGCCCACGAGCTTGCCGAAAGGCTGCGCCACACCGTGGAGGAGCGAGCGTGGCCGCACCCGGCCTCGCCCTTGGGGCCTGTGGTCACCGTAAGCTGCGGGGTGGCGGTGGGACGGCCGGTGGAAGGGGTCCCCGTCAGTGTGCTGTTTGCCGAAGCCGATGAAGCTCTGTATTCCGCCAAGCGCTCGGGCCGCAACCAGGTTTGCCTCCGCACAGCTTCCGGGACCCATCGTCGCTTAAACAGCGCGTAA
- the rocF gene encoding arginase, with protein sequence MAKVLVMGVPMDLGQSRRGTDMGPSAMRYARLAETLQAIGHEVEDLGNLQVPVVESLQGGDRRERGGMVYVEAIREVCRRTAEAIRKLDPSVFPIVLGGDHSVALGSIAGLASFGPTGVVWVDAHADFNTPETSPSGNVHGMPLAALCGLGDQRLASLLGQGQPVLNPQNVVLVGVRSVDPGERETLKQAGVTVYTMKEVDRLGIARIAEDIMAKLAHLSRVHVSLDADVLDPEEAPGVGTPVPGGLSYREAHLLMELLADWGKVTSLDLVEVNPILDRRNRTAQLMVELAASLLGKRIL encoded by the coding sequence ATGGCGAAAGTACTGGTGATGGGCGTTCCCATGGATTTGGGACAGTCGCGGCGGGGCACGGATATGGGGCCTTCGGCCATGCGTTACGCACGCCTGGCCGAAACCCTCCAGGCCATAGGCCATGAGGTGGAGGACCTTGGGAACCTCCAGGTGCCGGTGGTGGAAAGCCTCCAGGGCGGGGATCGGCGAGAGCGGGGCGGCATGGTGTACGTGGAGGCCATCCGCGAAGTTTGCCGCCGCACCGCCGAAGCAATCCGCAAGCTCGACCCCAGCGTTTTCCCCATCGTGCTGGGGGGCGATCACTCGGTGGCCTTGGGCTCCATTGCCGGCTTGGCCTCCTTCGGTCCCACCGGCGTGGTTTGGGTGGATGCCCACGCCGACTTCAACACCCCCGAAACCTCCCCTTCCGGCAACGTGCACGGCATGCCGCTGGCTGCCCTCTGCGGCCTGGGGGACCAACGGTTGGCCTCGCTCTTGGGCCAGGGCCAGCCGGTTTTAAACCCGCAAAACGTGGTGCTGGTGGGCGTGCGCAGCGTGGACCCTGGGGAACGGGAAACGCTGAAGCAAGCGGGGGTGACCGTGTACACCATGAAGGAGGTGGACCGCCTGGGTATCGCCCGCATTGCCGAGGACATCATGGCCAAGCTCGCCCACCTTTCCCGGGTGCATGTGTCCCTGGATGCCGATGTCCTGGACCCGGAGGAAGCCCCGGGGGTGGGCACTCCGGTCCCTGGGGGGCTTTCCTACCGGGAGGCTCACTTGCTCATGGAACTTTTGGCCGACTGGGGGAAGGTGACAAGCTTGGACCTGGTGGAGGTTAACCCCATCTTGGATCGCCGCAACCGCACCGCCCAGCTCATGGTGGAGCTGGCCGCCTCGCTTTTGGGCAAACGCATCCTCTAG
- a CDS encoding glycerophosphodiester phosphodiesterase, translating into MRRPLIIGHRGFAGRYPENTLEAVQAAVAVGADGVEVDVRPCREGVWVCHHDRTRKGKPLREWPLAALRQEKVPSLAEVVEAVPEDRFLFVEIKPLAQSELLRLLDPLQRLLEPRKHLKVLSSSLRVLSLVQTVLPRATVSWVVDRVPSFLPAGLELSPHHRLVEEMRGFHVPLNPWTVNQKPRMRDLAALGVASLTTNFPDRALEVLGG; encoded by the coding sequence ATGAGGCGCCCGCTGATCATCGGCCATCGCGGGTTTGCCGGGCGCTATCCGGAAAACACGCTGGAAGCCGTGCAAGCGGCAGTGGCGGTGGGCGCCGACGGGGTGGAGGTAGACGTTCGCCCGTGCCGGGAAGGGGTTTGGGTGTGCCACCACGACCGTACCCGGAAGGGCAAACCGCTGCGGGAGTGGCCCCTGGCCGCGCTTCGCCAGGAAAAGGTCCCCTCTTTGGCGGAGGTGGTGGAGGCCGTTCCCGAGGACCGATTTCTCTTTGTGGAAATCAAACCCTTAGCCCAAAGCGAGCTTTTGCGGCTTCTGGACCCTTTGCAGCGTTTGCTTGAGCCCCGCAAGCACCTTAAGGTTTTGTCTTCCTCCTTGCGGGTGCTGAGCCTGGTGCAGACGGTGCTGCCCCGTGCCACGGTTTCGTGGGTGGTGGACCGCGTGCCTTCTTTTTTGCCCGCGGGGTTGGAGCTCTCCCCCCATCACCGCTTGGTGGAAGAGATGCGGGGCTTCCATGTCCCTCTCAACCCCTGGACGGTAAACCAAAAACCCCGCATGCGGGATCTGGCGGCGCTGGGTGTGGCCTCCCTCACCACCAACTTTCCCGATCGCGCCCTGGAGGTCCTCGGTGGTTGA
- the fabL gene encoding enoyl-[acyl-carrier-protein] reductase FabL, which produces MDLRLRGKRALVTGASRGIGRAIALSLADFKVDVAINFFRHRQPAEEVAKEIEARGARALLIKANVADEEHVERMFAEIREHWGGLEILVSNAASGVLKPATELTMHHLHWTMDINALALVPLVQHFLQLPSQGEKVVVAVSSLGAVRAIPNYTAVGASKAALESMVRHLACELAGKGVRVNAVSAGTVDTDALKHFPNREQLLEESRRRTPAGRLITPQDVANAVVFLCTEFASMIHGQTIVVDGGYSILA; this is translated from the coding sequence ATGGATTTGCGACTTCGGGGCAAGCGAGCCCTGGTCACCGGTGCATCCCGCGGTATTGGGCGGGCTATCGCCTTGTCGCTGGCCGACTTCAAGGTAGATGTGGCCATCAACTTCTTCCGCCACCGCCAGCCGGCGGAGGAGGTGGCCAAGGAAATCGAAGCTCGCGGGGCGCGAGCGTTGCTCATTAAGGCCAACGTGGCCGACGAAGAGCATGTGGAGCGCATGTTCGCGGAAATCCGCGAGCACTGGGGCGGCCTGGAGATCCTGGTTTCCAACGCCGCTTCGGGGGTTTTGAAGCCAGCCACCGAGCTCACCATGCACCACCTCCACTGGACCATGGACATCAACGCCTTGGCGCTGGTGCCCTTGGTGCAGCACTTTTTGCAGCTGCCCTCGCAAGGGGAAAAGGTGGTGGTGGCGGTGTCGTCGCTGGGGGCGGTGCGGGCTATCCCCAACTACACGGCGGTGGGGGCCTCCAAGGCCGCTTTGGAGTCCATGGTGCGGCATCTGGCCTGCGAGCTGGCGGGCAAAGGGGTGCGGGTCAATGCGGTTTCCGCCGGCACGGTGGACACCGATGCCCTCAAGCACTTCCCCAACCGCGAACAGCTTTTGGAGGAATCCCGACGCCGTACGCCCGCTGGTCGCCTCATCACGCCTCAAGACGTGGCCAACGCCGTGGTGTTCCTCTGTACCGAGTTTGCCTCCATGATTCACGGGCAAACCATCGTGGTGGACGGCGGATATTCCATCTTGGCATGA
- the efp gene encoding elongation factor P — MQIVATELRPGYIIVHNGQLHRVLSVVHITPGNWRGMVQCKLRNLKSGNQLEHRFRSEDRVEKATLDTHEMQYLYSDNSGHHFMNMETYEQITLSDEVLGDALSYLLPDTVVTVDFYEGNPVSVELPNTVVLTVVETEPPLKGATAAGGSKPAKLETGLVVQVPMFVETGTKIVVDTRTGEYVSRA, encoded by the coding sequence ATGCAAATCGTGGCTACGGAGTTGCGACCTGGGTACATCATCGTCCACAACGGACAGCTCCACCGCGTTTTGAGCGTGGTGCACATCACCCCCGGGAACTGGCGGGGTATGGTGCAGTGCAAGCTCCGGAACCTAAAATCCGGCAACCAGCTGGAGCACCGCTTCCGCTCGGAAGACAGGGTGGAAAAGGCGACCCTGGACACCCACGAGATGCAGTACCTCTACTCCGACAACTCCGGTCATCACTTCATGAACATGGAAACCTACGAGCAAATCACCTTGAGCGACGAGGTGCTGGGGGATGCCCTTTCGTACCTGCTCCCGGACACCGTGGTGACCGTGGACTTTTACGAGGGCAACCCGGTTTCGGTGGAGTTGCCCAACACCGTGGTGCTCACCGTGGTGGAAACCGAGCCGCCCCTCAAAGGGGCTACCGCCGCCGGGGGTTCTAAGCCTGCAAAGCTGGAAACCGGCCTGGTGGTGCAGGTGCCCATGTTTGTGGAAACCGGCACCAAGATCGTGGTGGACACCCGCACCGGCGAGTACGTGTCCCGGGCTTAA
- a CDS encoding BamA/TamA family outer membrane protein, with protein sequence MLTALLLLSVLGEPSLPPPGPVIVAIHVVRHDVFDLSDPETSSWPYRTANALHTLSRERFIRSLLLFKEGDPWDPALAAESERLLRATGFLNPVHIYAKPVAEGVEVYVETRDQWTLELSINYGRMGHRQKAGVSISEQNFLGWGKTVFLDARSDPERDSITAGYSDPLFLGSRWRLSAAHREASDGTADEFSLAYPFYSLATPKAGGIFYRRESLVEYLWASGKKTVSGDTLRRSLLVWGGLRLPGDGEVTRRLTAGFFAERAAFSRWSFRTGAFYPEPEDRELVGFQVGFESQSSRWEVVQGFRGWIRQEDVPLGPNYSLTLGFSLPFLGGDRTRLPYQASFFKAGMGAGWYRWLSLGSEGRLEQGGIADAVTRVEAGVAQVGERGFRVRGAVELGHRLGLDRQLTLGANTGLRGWDPDTFDGTSRAVVNAEWRRRLTGEVLHLAVLGLVVFADAGKTWGARVGPDTDGWRADAGVGLLAEVTRAAILRVVRLEVAYPDRGKGPVVLVTGVSLF encoded by the coding sequence ATGCTCACCGCCTTGTTGCTGTTGTCGGTGTTGGGGGAACCCTCCCTGCCGCCACCCGGGCCGGTCATCGTGGCCATCCACGTGGTGCGGCACGATGTTTTTGATCTCTCGGATCCCGAAACCTCCTCCTGGCCCTACCGCACCGCCAACGCCCTCCACACCCTTTCCCGGGAGCGCTTTATCCGCTCGCTGTTGCTGTTCAAAGAGGGCGATCCCTGGGATCCTGCGCTGGCTGCGGAAAGCGAAAGGCTCCTGCGAGCCACCGGTTTTTTGAACCCCGTGCACATTTACGCCAAACCGGTGGCGGAAGGGGTGGAGGTCTATGTGGAGACCCGCGACCAATGGACGCTGGAGCTTTCCATCAACTACGGCCGCATGGGCCACCGGCAAAAGGCCGGTGTTTCCATTTCCGAGCAGAACTTTTTGGGCTGGGGCAAAACGGTTTTTTTGGATGCCCGCTCCGATCCCGAACGGGACTCCATTACCGCCGGCTACAGCGACCCTTTGTTTCTGGGAAGCCGTTGGCGCCTTTCCGCGGCGCACCGCGAAGCTTCCGATGGAACGGCGGACGAGTTTTCCCTGGCGTACCCTTTTTATTCGCTGGCCACCCCCAAGGCGGGAGGCATCTTCTACCGCCGGGAAAGCCTTGTGGAGTACCTGTGGGCCTCGGGCAAAAAGACCGTATCGGGGGATACCTTGCGGCGCTCGCTGCTCGTTTGGGGTGGTTTGCGTCTTCCCGGCGACGGGGAGGTGACGCGACGGCTCACCGCCGGCTTTTTTGCCGAAAGGGCGGCGTTTTCCCGCTGGTCCTTCCGTACTGGGGCCTTCTACCCGGAACCCGAAGACCGGGAGCTCGTGGGTTTTCAGGTGGGCTTCGAGAGCCAATCCAGCCGCTGGGAAGTGGTCCAGGGTTTCCGCGGCTGGATTCGCCAGGAGGATGTCCCCCTGGGGCCGAACTACTCGCTGACGCTGGGTTTCTCGCTTCCGTTTTTGGGAGGGGATCGGACCCGGCTACCGTACCAGGCCAGCTTCTTCAAAGCCGGGATGGGGGCCGGGTGGTACCGGTGGCTTTCGTTGGGCAGTGAGGGCCGCTTGGAGCAGGGAGGTATTGCCGACGCGGTCACCCGCGTGGAGGCGGGGGTGGCGCAGGTGGGGGAGCGGGGGTTCCGGGTACGCGGGGCGGTGGAGCTGGGTCACCGTTTGGGCCTGGACCGGCAGCTCACCCTTGGTGCCAATACCGGTCTGCGGGGGTGGGACCCCGACACCTTTGACGGGACATCCCGGGCAGTGGTCAACGCCGAGTGGCGAAGACGGCTCACGGGCGAGGTTTTGCATTTGGCGGTTTTGGGTTTGGTGGTGTTTGCCGACGCCGGCAAGACCTGGGGGGCGCGGGTTGGTCCCGACACCGATGGCTGGCGTGCCGATGCCGGCGTGGGCCTTTTAGCGGAGGTCACCCGCGCTGCCATCTTGCGGGTGGTGCGCCTGGAGGTGGCTTACCCCGACCGGGGGAAGGGGCCGGTGGTGCTGGTCACTGGGGTTTCGCTGTTTTAA
- a CDS encoding class I SAM-dependent methyltransferase encodes MESFLRYRDAHHPEWVTRAYSVAPPEFQRLLQQELQWLRTRAATPLLEVGCGAGRILAALGMQKGPVVGMDLVPRYLLAAKKLSLPVCWVAGNGLTPPLRRGFWQTVIFAQATLGSLGGEDLRRRMVASLAELVAPGGWLLVTAYGPGARQARRAWYEAQQRAGLLPAFDETRTRDGTFAFVNGFVSQELSVKELADLRPQGFSGEVEELPAGLLAAAWQRR; translated from the coding sequence GTGGAGTCCTTTCTCCGTTACCGCGATGCCCACCACCCCGAATGGGTCACGCGGGCTTATTCCGTGGCGCCCCCGGAGTTTCAAAGGCTCTTGCAGCAGGAGCTCCAATGGCTCCGCACCCGCGCGGCAACCCCTTTGCTGGAGGTGGGCTGCGGGGCGGGGAGGATCCTGGCAGCGCTGGGGATGCAAAAGGGTCCGGTGGTGGGCATGGACTTGGTTCCCCGCTACCTTTTGGCCGCCAAGAAGCTTTCCTTGCCGGTGTGTTGGGTGGCGGGGAACGGCCTTACCCCGCCGCTGCGGCGGGGGTTTTGGCAAACGGTCATCTTTGCCCAAGCCACCCTGGGTTCCCTGGGCGGGGAGGACCTGCGCCGCCGGATGGTGGCCTCGCTGGCGGAGCTGGTGGCCCCCGGCGGGTGGCTCTTGGTGACCGCCTATGGCCCCGGGGCCAGGCAGGCCCGGCGGGCCTGGTACGAGGCCCAGCAAAGGGCCGGGCTTTTGCCGGCCTTTGACGAAACCCGCACCCGCGATGGTACGTTTGCCTTCGTCAACGGCTTTGTCAGCCAGGAGCTCAGCGTCAAGGAGCTTGCAGACCTGCGTCCCCAGGGCTTTTCCGGGGAGGTGGAGGAGCTGCCCGCCGGGCTTTTGGCGGCGGCCTGGCAGCGGCGGTGA
- the cysK gene encoding cysteine synthase A, with protein MRVVTSVLELIGQTPLLRLQELEDGSAEIWAKLETANPGGSVKDRIGLGMVLAAEQDGRLSPGGTIVEATAGNTGIGLALAGVRRGYRVILVVPEKYSVEKQKLMRALGAEVVVTPTEQGMAGAQARAREITAATPGAVYVDQFSNPANPRTHELTTGPEIYQQTGGRLDAIVVGCGSGGTFMGAVRYLKSKLPELWAVAVEPQGSVLGGGPAGEHLVEGIGMDEIPPIMDRSLADEVITIPDPEAFAMVRRLARECGVLAGSSAGANVAAAVKVARRLGPGKRVVTVIPDSCERYLSKDILQLFPEAS; from the coding sequence ATGCGGGTCGTGACCTCGGTACTTGAGCTCATCGGACAAACGCCGCTTTTGCGCTTGCAGGAACTGGAAGACGGCAGCGCGGAAATTTGGGCCAAGCTGGAAACCGCCAACCCCGGGGGTTCGGTGAAGGACCGGATCGGCTTGGGCATGGTTCTGGCGGCCGAGCAGGACGGGCGGCTGTCCCCGGGCGGCACCATCGTGGAAGCCACCGCCGGCAACACCGGCATCGGTTTGGCGCTGGCCGGGGTACGCCGTGGGTACCGGGTGATCCTGGTGGTCCCCGAGAAGTACTCGGTGGAAAAGCAAAAGCTCATGCGGGCGTTGGGGGCTGAGGTGGTGGTCACCCCCACAGAGCAAGGCATGGCCGGCGCCCAGGCCCGGGCCCGGGAAATTACCGCTGCCACTCCGGGTGCGGTGTACGTGGATCAGTTTTCCAACCCGGCCAACCCGCGCACCCACGAGCTCACCACCGGCCCGGAAATTTACCAGCAAACCGGTGGCCGGCTGGACGCCATCGTGGTGGGTTGCGGCTCCGGCGGCACCTTCATGGGGGCGGTTCGCTACCTGAAATCCAAGCTGCCAGAGCTCTGGGCGGTGGCGGTGGAGCCCCAGGGGTCGGTGCTGGGGGGTGGTCCTGCAGGTGAGCACCTGGTGGAAGGCATCGGCATGGACGAAATCCCCCCCATCATGGACCGCTCTCTGGCTGATGAGGTCATAACCATCCCCGACCCCGAGGCCTTTGCCATGGTTCGTCGTCTGGCCCGGGAATGCGGGGTGCTGGCCGGTTCTTCCGCCGGCGCTAACGTGGCCGCTGCGGTGAAGGTGGCCCGGCGGTTGGGTCCGGGCAAGCGGGTGGTCACCGTAATCCCCGACTCTTGCGAGCGTTACCTTTCCAAAGATATCTTGCAGCTTTTCCCGGAGGCCTCATGA
- a CDS encoding trans-sulfuration enzyme family protein, with protein MKEKTLCVHAGPGPEPTTGAVNPPIYATSTYAYAEFGQHRGWEYSRTANPTRVALEQAVAQLEGGADACAFASGMAAIDALTDLLAPGDHILAAHNLYGGTYRLFTTITRRHGVEVSFVDASDLAALEASFRPNTKMLFLESPTNPLMAIVDLEEASRLAHQRGVLVVVDNTFLSPVLQKPLALGADFVVHSTTKYLNGHSDAVGGVVVCKDGELGAQLHRIQNSAGAIMGPFDAYLVLRGIRTLALRMAAHEEGGRAVASFLAQHPRVVRVYYPGLASHPQHELACRQQRGFGAMVAFDVGSLENAKTVCNALKLFTLAESLGGVESLVSHPATMTHASVPKDEREKLGITDGLLRLSVGVEDPEDLLADLDRALAAL; from the coding sequence ATGAAGGAAAAAACCCTCTGCGTGCACGCCGGTCCTGGGCCCGAGCCCACCACCGGCGCGGTAAATCCCCCCATTTACGCCACCTCCACCTACGCTTATGCGGAGTTTGGCCAACACCGGGGCTGGGAGTACTCCCGCACCGCCAACCCCACCCGGGTGGCTCTGGAGCAAGCGGTCGCCCAGCTGGAGGGCGGCGCTGATGCCTGCGCCTTTGCTTCGGGCATGGCCGCCATTGACGCCCTTACCGACCTTTTGGCCCCCGGCGACCACATCCTGGCCGCCCACAACCTCTACGGCGGCACCTACCGCTTGTTCACCACCATCACCCGCCGGCACGGAGTAGAAGTGAGCTTTGTGGACGCCAGTGATCTTGCGGCTTTGGAGGCCAGCTTCCGCCCCAACACCAAGATGCTTTTCCTGGAATCCCCCACCAACCCGCTCATGGCCATTGTGGATTTGGAGGAGGCCAGCCGCCTGGCCCACCAGCGGGGCGTCCTGGTGGTAGTGGACAACACCTTCCTCTCGCCGGTTCTGCAAAAGCCGCTGGCGCTTGGGGCCGATTTCGTGGTGCACTCCACCACCAAGTACCTCAACGGGCATTCCGATGCCGTTGGTGGGGTGGTGGTGTGCAAAGACGGGGAGCTGGGAGCTCAGCTGCACCGCATCCAAAACAGCGCCGGGGCCATCATGGGCCCTTTTGACGCCTACCTGGTGCTGCGGGGCATCCGCACCCTGGCCCTGCGCATGGCCGCTCACGAAGAGGGAGGTCGGGCGGTGGCCAGCTTCTTAGCCCAGCACCCCAGGGTGGTTCGCGTTTATTACCCGGGCCTGGCCAGCCACCCCCAGCACGAGCTGGCCTGCCGCCAGCAACGGGGCTTTGGCGCCATGGTGGCTTTTGATGTGGGCAGCCTGGAAAACGCCAAAACCGTGTGCAACGCCCTCAAGCTCTTCACCCTGGCGGAATCCCTGGGGGGCGTGGAGTCCCTGGTTTCCCACCCGGCCACCATGACCCACGCCTCGGTGCCCAAGGATGAGCGGGAAAAGCTGGGCATCACCGATGGCCTTTTGCGGCTTTCGGTGGGTGTTGAGGATCCCGAAGACCTGCTGGCGGATTTGGATCGCGCTTTGGCAGCGCTGTAA
- a CDS encoding hemerythrin domain-containing protein, with the protein MNPIETLMHEHDVILLVVDAARREAGRLRSGGSVDKEKVEKIVDFVRTFADACHHGKEEDLLFTRLEERGFSREMGPVAVMLFEHDQGRGYIRQVVEHLEGAARGNQQAALQVASGLAGWAELLEQHIYKENNILFPMAQQVLSAQDTQELAASFEKVERERFAAAHERYHALAHELAGK; encoded by the coding sequence ATGAACCCGATTGAAACCCTCATGCATGAGCACGATGTGATCTTGCTGGTGGTAGACGCCGCCCGCCGGGAAGCCGGGCGCCTGCGAAGCGGGGGCAGCGTGGACAAGGAAAAGGTGGAAAAAATCGTGGACTTTGTCCGCACCTTTGCCGATGCCTGCCACCACGGCAAAGAGGAGGACCTGCTCTTCACCCGCCTGGAAGAGCGGGGGTTTTCCCGGGAAATGGGGCCCGTGGCCGTCATGCTCTTTGAGCACGACCAGGGCCGGGGCTACATTCGCCAGGTGGTGGAACACCTGGAAGGCGCCGCCCGAGGCAATCAGCAGGCGGCGTTGCAGGTGGCTTCCGGCCTGGCCGGCTGGGCGGAACTATTGGAGCAGCACATTTACAAGGAAAACAACATCCTTTTCCCCATGGCCCAGCAGGTCTTGAGCGCACAGGACACCCAGGAGCTAGCCGCCAGCTTCGAAAAGGTGGAACGGGAGCGCTTTGCCGCAGCGCACGAGCGTTACCATGCGCTAGCGCACGAACTCGCGGGAAAATAA